One part of the Phaeodactylum tricornutum CCAP 1055/1 chromosome 17, whole genome shotgun sequence genome encodes these proteins:
- a CDS encoding predicted protein, with translation MPLDVDECLETLKSGECVSENSLKLLCQGVSELLTEESNVQPVLSPVTIVGDLHGQVFDLLNLLKVGGWPPDTRYIFLGDFVDRGHNSVETLSLLLALKLKYPGHITLLRGNHESRQVTQVYGFYDECLRKYGNASPWRHCVTCFDTFGIAALIDEQVLCVHGGLSPDVRTLDQVRAIDRNQEIPHEGAFCDLVWSDPEDISVAWQMSPRGAGYLFGKRVTDEFHEVNGLQLIARAHQLVMEGRKYHFDDRLVTVWSAPNYCYRCGNVAAILEIGGKPGNDTEGFEGSIPQRFQFFRETEVSMHGPKGEERAQLVPYFL, from the coding sequence ATGCCGCTCGATGTCGACGAATGCCTTGAAACTCTTAAGTCGGGTGAGTGCGTTTCCGAGAATTCGCTCAAGCTGCTCTGTCAGGGCGTTTCGGAATTGTTGACCGAAGAATCAAACGTCCAGCCCGTCCTCAGCCCCGTGACGATTGTTGGCGATTTACATGGCCAAGTATTCGATCTGCTGAATCTCCTCAAAGTTGGCGGGTGGCCTCCAGACACACGCTATATTTTCCTTGGAGACTTCGTTGATCGTGGACACAATTCTGTCGAAACCTTGTCTCTCTTATTGGCCCTCAAACTCAAATATCCGGGGCATATTACTTTGCTGCGAGGAAACCACGAATCTCGGCAAGTGACACAAGTTTACGGCTTTTACGATGAATGCTTGCGAAAATACGGAAACGCGTCGCCTTGGCGGCACTGTGTTACATGCTTTGATACCTTTGGTATAGCCGCGCTGATTGACGAACAGGTGCTTTGTGTGCATGGTGGCCTGTCGCCAGATGTCCGTACATTGGATCAAGTAAGAGCAATTGACAGAAATCAAGAAATCCCGCACGAGGGAGCCTTCTGTGATTTAGTTTGGAGCGATCCGGAAGACATTAGTGTTGCTTGGCAAATGTCACCCCGGGGTGCTGGGTATCTTTTTGGCAAGCGTGTAACGGACGAGTTCCACGAAGTAAATGGGCTTCAGTTGATAGCTAGAGCGCATCAGCTTGTCATGGAAGGGAGAAAGTATCATTTTGATGATCGCCTAGTAACAGTTTGGAGTGCACCGAATTATTGCTACAGATGTGGAAACGTGGCCGCTATCCTGGAAATTGGTGGCAAGCCTGGAAACGATACTGAAGGCTTTGAAGGAAGCATTCCGCAGAGATTTCAGTTTTTCCGCGAAACAGAAGTGTCTATGCATGGACCAAAAGGCGAAGAGAGAGCCCAGTTGGTTCCGTATTTCCTGTAG